From Clarias gariepinus isolate MV-2021 ecotype Netherlands chromosome 1, CGAR_prim_01v2, whole genome shotgun sequence:
AAGTTCCAAATGCAATATTTGATTACCAGTACATTTGTGCAATATTCTTTCTTTTCACTTACACTACAGTTCAAGTGCAATATTGGTATATTGATTATTTTCAGTGCAATATGTAACCTTGTGTGccatatttaattacattttattttttattgtatttttttcttaatttttcttcttctttgtctttcaggggccgccacagcgaatcatctgcctccatctaaccctatcctctgcatcctcttctctcacaccaactaacttcatgtccccTCTcattgcatccataaatctcctctttggtcttcctctagatctcTTGCatgcagttccaacctcagcatccttctaccgatatattcacaatctctcctctgaacatgtccaaaccaactcaatctggcctctctgactttatctccgaaacatctaacatgggttgtcccgctgatgaactcattcttaatcctattcatccttgtcactcccaaggtgAACTTCAACattttcagctctgctacctccaactcgtcctcctgtcttttcttcagtgccgctgtctctaagccatagagcgtCGCTGGTCTctccactgtcctgtacacctttcctttcattctcgctgaatttttcttttaatttttttccatgtctaatctattttttttttttactttcttcccGGTAAATTAAATCAATGCAACTGTATGAACAAGACAAAAttttcctctgggattaataaagttctttaaatcttaaatctttGAATCTAATGGTGTGTAGTCTTTGTCTAGGTGCTAGATCAGAGCAGATGGAGATGAGATTTAGAGAAAAAGAGAACCTATTACCAAGGAATCACTGATTTCTGTCATTTTAAACTACATTTTAGGTTTACTGaacagaataaaacacactGTGAATAGAGTCTTAATGGTTCTGTTCACCATCCAGTCCAGTAGGGGGCAGTGAAACACCCAACTAAAAGACAAAGGAGAAGAAGAGCTGAAGACGTTGTGCCACTTGGACGGCCTAGTTATCCAGCTAAGCTAAAACAATCTCTACATTTAGCTGTTTCTACCTGCAGTTTTACAGAGAATCTTAAATCAGATcaattaaaaacagcatttggAGAGGATTAACTCACTGATCCTGAGGTAAGTTAAAGTCTAAACACTTACTGACTGGATCCTACATAGAGCTCTGTTTCGGTAATAGTGTCTGTAGtaccagaaaataataataataataataataataataataataataataataaaacatttaatacatttagttataattattaaatacaattaaataagtCATTATATATTGCTATTTTacaatgttttgtatttttcacGATGCTGAATTAAATTTACTTTCCTTAGCCAAAGATAAAGAAGAACAAAAGACAAATAATTTGTACTATGACCAGTCAAGAAGAAACTCAGACAGACCTTCACCACTGCTTagtgtgtggaaagagttttagtcAAGGAAAGTATCTCACAGCACACCAGCGCATCCACAGACAAGACAAACcacatcagtgctcacagtgtggaaagagttttaattataaatatcttCTACAACAACATCAGCGCACTCATACAGGAGAGAAGAAGCcacatcagtgctcacagtgtgaaaAGAGTTtcaattataaatgttttctcCAACAACATCAGCGCGTTCACACAGGAGaggagaagccgtatcagtgctcacagtgtgaaaAGAGTTTCAATTTTAAATGTCGTCTGCAACAACATCAGCGCatccacacaggagagaagaagccgcatcagtgctcacagtgtggtaagagttacatttataaatgtcttCTCCAACAACATCAGCGCACtcatacaggagagaagccatatcagtgctcacagtgtggaaagtgTTTCAATTATAAATGTGATCTCCAACAacatcagcgcattcacacaggagagaagccgtatcagttctcacagtgtggaaagggtTTTATTCAAAAGTATCCTCTCAAGAAACatcagcacattcacacaggagacaAACCGTTTCACtgttcacagtgtgggaaggGTTATAATCGAAAGGATTCTCTCAAGCAacatcagcgcattcacactggagacaaACCGTTTCACtgttcacagtgtggaaagagttttactcaAAAGCAGACTCTCAAGCAacatcagcgcattcacactggagacaaACCGTTTCACtgttcacagtgtggaaagagttttactcaAAGCAGCACTCTTCTGCAACATCAGCGTATTCACACTGGGGAGAAGCCGTATTACTGCtcagagtgtgggaagagttttagtAATTTGAGGAATTTACAGCAacatcagcgcattcacactggagacaaACCCTTTCACtgttcacagtgtggaaagagtttttctCGAAAGGTCTCTCTTCTGCAacatcagcgcattcacactggggAGAAGCCATATTACTGCTcagagtgtggaaagagttttagtAATTTGAGGAATTTACAGCAacatcagcgcattcacactggagacaaACCATTTCACTGTTCACAGTGTGGAAAAAGTTTTACTCAAAGCGGCACTCTCCTGAAACATCAGCGTATTCACACTGGGGAAAAGCCATATTACTGCTCAGAGTGTGCGAAGAGTTTTAGTAATTTGAGGAATTTCCAacaacaccagcgcattcacactagACAGAAGCCGTATTACTGCTCCGTGTGTGGAAAGAATTTTTCTCGAATTAGCTCTTTTAATAAGCATCTACGTACGCATACttaaggagaagaaaaaagtatTCTGAAGGTACAGATGAAGCACTTTTAAACAGCCGGCTGATCTGTGAAGGACCTATTCGTGACAATTTCTTGAATTGTCCGTGCAGGGAacgtgatcccccgcgatgatgCAGTGAACGTGATCTTCCGCGATAATGCAGTGAACGTGATCTTCCGCGATAATGCAGTGAACGaagccccgccccataaacgcccatTTGcgttgttttaataaaaaggtTGCAGTGCTGTATAATCTCCCCAGGTGACTGATGCAGTTAACTGCAgcttttgcattattattacatgATTTAATTTAGTTTGTAATCTTGATCTATATAGTACACAGTACAAACTTTTCATGCATACGACATCGGGCCACTGCCACTCTTATAtactttcaaaataataatataaaaacatttgaatgtcaGCCGAACTGTATTTTAATTCAAGATATTCACCAGTATAtcttgcataaataaataactcagcTAAGTATGAGTTATAcacactaaaaaatgctgggttattTTTACTACCCAAatgctgggttgcctctgttgggtgatttttttttttttcttctggttaTTTACTGTGAATTGGGTTCTTTTTGTTTAACCCAGCTTTGCTGGTTTGAAATTGGGTTAGCTAGTGACAGCTAACATCACAGACAAGACCGCCCCTTCTTCCGATGATCACCGGTGTATTCAGTGGCTGTGTCAACtatgtgtcttttttttggCCGCTGATGGAACCGTGGAATAtttccagcaggctgaagtgtcaaggccgtacgcCTACACTCTGAGGTTGAGAGATAATGACCAGCATTGCTCCCAGGCATTAGTGCTTCTGAGTAATAGTATCGTAATGATGTTGCTGTTGAACTTGTTCTGTATTATCAgatcttgtgcttttgaaaaataaatgtaatttttttttctatgatttgtacatttaattgggtgttgtttattgcatatatatatatatatatatatatatatatatatatatatatatatatatatatatatatagtttgctGAACTTagagttcttttttttgtaatagaccagtatatcaaagtaatttaactgtttaaaatgttttaccccTAGACATATaaatttgtgaggtagaattaacccaacatTTCAGTTAATAGAATGGATAAGTAGAATAGTTCTGGGTAAAACGTTTGACCAACTTAGGTAGTAGAATTACCctgcattatagttaaatacactctaaaaaatgattctttggccttgtaaatttcacagttataaaatggttatgttaccttaataaaatctctaaaagtcacatacatgattgtttgagttagacaaatcaaaataaatgcctaaaaacaactattaattttgtattaaatttacaatataatttaagtttacttcactagtaaaaatcagtttttgactaactgaattatatttttaacatgcacttaatattttttatacatttcaatcaaaatatctgttaatggagtaattgtactgattagtctCAAGAACtagaattataaattattccaactcaatgttctttatgtttaacaacaaaaacttaaataattgagtaaattgccctctgcaagtgctcatgggaagtctggtgtaacatcagagacaagaaggctgtgaggatgtgagaatggacatgaagcacctggaacattctggaacattccttacaaatcctggtgagtaaacagctaacacaagttactgtaataatgactctgtctgcctgcacacacaactttatagtgtgtgagttactgttctgaatcctgtcacagccgagctccagagctaacgatagctagtaaccggccagtcctggggttcagtgtgatttagcttgtttgttccaaccaccaaactgctcagctaaagcggcgttaatacagacacttaaactctggtgtaaaaggagagatttaacaccgagcagcagcgcgtgcatgtccgggtttcctccgcgtttctcggtgtaaccggccgcggttgtgccgcaatatttgaatttctcccgccaaatgcggtgattttgcgcagccaaccgccactgtggcgaggatataaaactaacatgttcaaataattaccgcatgtgtaccggtccacctcacacactgaaccgcgagtctgctcggtcactccga
This genomic window contains:
- the LOC128523686 gene encoding zinc finger protein 135-like, which codes for MTSQEETQTDLHHCLVCGKSFSQGKYLTAHQRIHRQDKPHQCSQCGKSFNYKYLLQQHQRTHTGEKKPHQCSQCEKSFNYKCFLQQHQRVHTGEEKPYQCSQCEKSFNFKCRLQQHQRIHTGEKKPHQCSQCGKSYIYKCLLQQHQRTHTGEKPYQCSQCGKCFNYKCDLQQHQRIHTGEKPYQFSQCGKGFIQKYPLKKHQHIHTGDKPFHCSQCGKGYNRKDSLKQHQRIHTGDKPFHCSQCGKSFTQKQTLKQHQRIHTGDKPFHCSQCGKSFTQSSTLLQHQRIHTGEKPYYCSECGKSFSNLRNLQQHQRIHTGDKPFHCSQCGKSFSRKVSLLQHQRIHTGEKPYYCSECGKSFSNLRNLQQHQRIHTGDKPFHCSQCGKSFTQSGTLLKHQRIHTGEKPYYCSECAKSFSNLRNFQQHQRIHTRQKPYYCSVCGKNFSRISSFNKHLRTHT